One genomic segment of Nocardioides cavernaquae includes these proteins:
- a CDS encoding 4a-hydroxytetrahydrobiopterin dehydratase, translating into MADHIDARALREAELPDWRLLVQALHARFDTPSYAEGLTLLAAIGVVADELDHHPDLDLRYGHLNVKLSSHDVGGVTDRDLRLARRISELAREAGATPRPELTQTLELGLDTADWARIRPFWKAVLGGADNARLPDEVRDLGGSLPTLWFQEAEEHDAPRQRWHPDIHVPADVAEARIAAALDAGGTLVSAEHAPSFTVLADADGNKVCVCTSEGRSE; encoded by the coding sequence ATGGCGGATCACATCGACGCCCGCGCGCTACGCGAGGCCGAACTTCCCGACTGGCGCCTTCTTGTCCAGGCGCTCCACGCCCGCTTCGACACCCCGTCGTACGCCGAGGGGTTGACGCTCCTCGCCGCGATCGGTGTCGTGGCCGACGAGCTCGACCACCATCCCGACCTCGACCTGCGCTACGGCCATCTCAACGTGAAGCTGTCCAGCCACGACGTCGGGGGAGTGACCGACCGTGACCTGCGGCTCGCGCGGCGCATCTCCGAGCTGGCGCGCGAGGCGGGGGCCACTCCTCGCCCTGAGCTCACCCAGACCCTCGAGCTGGGACTCGACACTGCGGACTGGGCGCGAATCCGGCCGTTCTGGAAGGCGGTCCTCGGTGGTGCGGACAACGCGCGCCTGCCAGATGAGGTGCGCGACCTCGGCGGCTCGCTGCCGACGCTGTGGTTCCAGGAGGCCGAGGAGCACGACGCTCCGCGGCAGCGCTGGCATCCCGACATCCACGTGCCTGCCGATGTCGCCGAGGCGCGGATTGCGGCAGCGCTCGACGCAGGCGGCACACTGGTGTCGGCCGAGCACGCCCCGAGCTTCACGGTGCTCGCCGACGCGGACGGCAACAAGGTCTGCGTCTGCACCAGTGAGGGACGCAGCGAATAG
- a CDS encoding Fur family transcriptional regulator → MTPRQQEARERLAAAGLRVTAPRLVVLDTLAAKPRHLTVDEVRSAALGQLESVSVQAVYDVLGALTDAGLARRIETPGHPARFEARVGDNHHHLVCRGCGLTVDIDCATGAAPCLTPSDLPTGFVVDEAEVTYWGMCPDCTSARS, encoded by the coding sequence ATGACGCCACGACAGCAGGAAGCGCGCGAGCGGCTTGCCGCCGCCGGGCTCCGGGTCACCGCGCCCCGCCTCGTCGTGCTCGACACCCTGGCTGCCAAGCCACGCCACCTGACTGTCGACGAGGTGCGGAGTGCCGCCCTCGGGCAGCTCGAGTCGGTCTCCGTCCAGGCGGTGTACGACGTGCTCGGCGCGCTGACCGACGCCGGGCTCGCCCGTCGCATCGAGACACCGGGCCACCCGGCCCGTTTCGAGGCGCGCGTCGGCGACAACCACCACCACCTGGTGTGCCGTGGCTGTGGCCTCACCGTCGACATCGACTGTGCGACCGGGGCCGCGCCTTGCCTGACCCCCTCCGATCTCCCGACGGGCTTCGTCGTCGACGAGGCCGAGGTCACCTACTGGGGCATGTGCCCCGACTGCACTTCCGCACGCTCCTGA
- the katG gene encoding catalase/peroxidase HPI, giving the protein MSQSTEPHTDPLVAEGPQGSAQGDTPSGCPVAHGGRTHPTQGSANSEWWPNKLNLKILAKNPAVANPLGEDFDYKTAFESLDLDAVKADIAAVLTDSKDWWPADFGHYGPFMIRLAWHAAGTYRSHDGRGGAGAGQQRFAPLNSWPDNGNLDKGRRLLWPVKKKYGQALSWADLFVLVGNVALESMGFETFGFAGGRPDVWESDEDVYWGPEKVWLDDERYTGDRELEAPLAAVQMGLIYVNPQGPNGNPDPIAAAVDIRETFRRMGMDDEETVALIAGGHTFGKTHGAGPESSVGPDPEAAPLEDQGFGWKNSYRSGKGADAITSGLEVTWTQTPAQWSNFFFENLFGFEYELSESPAGAKQWVAVGADAVIPAPDAGGAPRVPTMLTTDLSLRFDPAYEAISRRFLEDNAAFAAAFARAWFKLTHRDMGPKARYLGPEVPAEDLDWQDPLPAPSAATDDAAIATARELIATADLSVAELVSTAWKAAATFRSSDKRGGANGGRIRLEPQRSWKVNQPAELASVIEKLEKVADGSGLSFADVVVLAGGVGVEQAAAAAGVQVTVPFTPGRVDATQEQTSEEQFAWLEPVADGFRNYDSGFLKLPSEYLLIDRANLLGVSAPELTVLVGGLRVLGNNWDHSAYGVFTDRPGQLTNDFFVNLTELGTTWTPLDSGAHAFRGDTESGKTWTGTRADLVFGSNSELRALAEVYASDDAGEKFVTDFVAAWVKVMENDRFDLK; this is encoded by the coding sequence ATGTCCCAGTCGACCGAACCGCACACCGACCCGCTCGTCGCCGAAGGTCCCCAGGGATCAGCACAGGGCGACACCCCGTCTGGCTGCCCGGTTGCTCACGGTGGCCGCACGCACCCGACGCAGGGCAGCGCCAACAGCGAGTGGTGGCCCAACAAGCTCAACCTGAAGATCCTGGCGAAGAACCCCGCCGTGGCGAACCCGCTCGGGGAGGACTTCGACTACAAGACCGCGTTCGAGTCGCTCGACCTCGACGCCGTGAAGGCGGACATCGCCGCCGTCCTGACCGACTCCAAGGACTGGTGGCCCGCCGACTTCGGCCACTACGGCCCGTTCATGATCCGCCTGGCCTGGCACGCGGCGGGCACCTACCGCTCGCACGACGGTCGCGGTGGCGCCGGCGCCGGCCAGCAGCGCTTCGCCCCGCTCAACTCCTGGCCTGACAACGGCAATCTCGACAAGGGCCGCCGCCTGCTGTGGCCGGTCAAGAAGAAGTACGGCCAGGCGCTGTCCTGGGCCGACCTCTTCGTCCTCGTCGGCAACGTTGCCCTGGAGTCGATGGGCTTCGAGACCTTCGGCTTCGCCGGCGGCCGCCCCGACGTGTGGGAGTCCGATGAGGACGTCTACTGGGGTCCGGAGAAGGTGTGGCTCGACGACGAGCGCTACACCGGCGACCGTGAGCTCGAGGCACCCCTCGCCGCGGTCCAGATGGGTCTGATCTACGTCAACCCGCAGGGCCCCAACGGCAACCCTGACCCGATCGCCGCTGCGGTTGACATCCGCGAGACGTTCCGCCGCATGGGCATGGACGACGAGGAGACCGTCGCCCTCATCGCCGGTGGCCACACCTTCGGCAAGACCCACGGCGCCGGTCCGGAGTCCTCCGTGGGCCCGGACCCGGAGGCCGCTCCCCTCGAGGACCAGGGCTTCGGCTGGAAGAACTCTTACCGCTCCGGCAAGGGCGCGGACGCGATCACGTCCGGCCTCGAGGTCACCTGGACCCAGACCCCCGCGCAGTGGAGCAACTTCTTCTTCGAGAACCTCTTCGGCTTCGAGTACGAGCTCTCCGAGTCGCCCGCGGGCGCGAAGCAGTGGGTGGCGGTTGGCGCTGACGCGGTCATCCCGGCGCCCGACGCCGGTGGTGCTCCGCGGGTTCCCACCATGCTCACGACCGACCTCTCGCTGCGCTTCGACCCGGCCTACGAGGCGATCTCCCGGCGCTTCCTCGAGGACAACGCCGCTTTCGCGGCCGCGTTCGCCCGCGCCTGGTTCAAGCTGACCCACCGCGACATGGGCCCGAAGGCGCGCTACCTCGGCCCCGAGGTCCCGGCCGAGGACCTGGACTGGCAGGACCCGCTGCCGGCTCCGTCCGCCGCGACCGATGACGCCGCGATCGCGACGGCGCGCGAGCTGATCGCCACGGCCGACCTGAGTGTCGCCGAGCTGGTCTCGACCGCGTGGAAGGCCGCTGCGACGTTCCGCAGCTCCGACAAGCGTGGTGGCGCCAACGGTGGCCGTATCCGCCTCGAGCCGCAGCGCAGCTGGAAGGTCAACCAGCCTGCCGAGCTCGCCTCGGTCATCGAGAAGCTCGAGAAGGTCGCCGACGGCTCGGGTCTCTCGTTCGCCGATGTCGTCGTCCTGGCCGGTGGCGTGGGTGTCGAGCAGGCCGCTGCAGCGGCCGGCGTGCAGGTCACGGTGCCGTTCACGCCGGGCCGTGTCGACGCGACGCAGGAGCAGACCTCCGAGGAGCAGTTCGCCTGGCTCGAGCCGGTGGCCGACGGCTTCCGCAACTACGACAGCGGATTCCTCAAGCTGCCCTCCGAGTACCTCCTGATCGACCGCGCCAACCTGCTCGGCGTCTCCGCGCCGGAGCTGACCGTGCTGGTCGGCGGCCTCCGGGTGCTGGGCAACAACTGGGACCACTCGGCGTACGGCGTCTTCACCGACCGCCCGGGCCAACTGACGAACGACTTCTTCGTCAACCTGACCGAGCTCGGGACCACGTGGACCCCGCTGGACTCCGGTGCACACGCGTTCCGCGGTGACACCGAGTCGGGCAAGACCTGGACCGGCACCCGCGCCGACCTGGTCTTCGGCTCCAACTCCGAGCTGCGTGCGCTGGCCGAGGTCTACGCCTCGGACGACGCCGGCGAGAAGTTCGTGACGGACTTCGTCGCAGCCTGGGTGAAGGTCATGGAGAACGACCGCTTCGACCTGAAGTGA
- a CDS encoding GNAT family N-acetyltransferase: MAVGDAVPGWVPRPRPEPLRLQGRYVDVEPLSSAHYADLFAATCGPDDDSLWTYRPIDRPSTLPTLWMHLAAAVDSPVDLAFALVPREGPSAGAAAGVASYLRIEPAHGQVEVGGILLGRALQRSRAATEALHLLMGHAFDDLGYRRFEWKCDSLNEPSRRAAERLGFRHEGRFRNHMVVKGRNRDTDWFSVTDVEWPAVRERHEAWLEPSNFATDGQQRTALARS, from the coding sequence ATGGCTGTGGGTGACGCGGTGCCCGGTTGGGTGCCGCGTCCCCGGCCAGAGCCGCTCCGGCTCCAGGGACGGTACGTCGACGTCGAGCCGTTGAGCTCGGCCCATTACGCGGACCTGTTCGCGGCCACCTGTGGGCCGGACGACGACAGCCTGTGGACCTATCGGCCGATCGACAGGCCCTCGACCCTGCCCACGCTCTGGATGCATCTGGCCGCCGCGGTCGACTCGCCGGTCGACCTCGCGTTCGCCCTGGTGCCCAGGGAGGGCCCGTCGGCTGGCGCGGCCGCCGGCGTCGCGTCGTACCTCCGCATCGAGCCGGCGCACGGACAGGTCGAGGTCGGCGGCATCCTGCTCGGTCGAGCGCTGCAGCGCAGCCGCGCTGCGACCGAGGCGCTCCACCTGCTGATGGGGCATGCGTTCGACGACCTCGGCTACCGGCGCTTCGAGTGGAAGTGCGACAGCCTCAACGAGCCCTCGCGGCGGGCCGCCGAGCGACTGGGGTTCCGCCACGAAGGCCGCTTCCGCAACCACATGGTGGTGAAGGGTCGCAACCGCGACACCGACTGGTTCTCCGTCACCGACGTGGAGTGGCCTGCCGTGCGCGAGCGCCACGAGGCGTGGCTCGAGCCGTCCAACTTCGCCACGGACGGTCAGCAGCGGACGGCGCTCGCCCGCTCCTAG
- the ilvD gene encoding dihydroxy-acid dehydratase, producing the protein MTEHDMKPRSRDVTDGLERAAARGMLRAVGMGDDDFQKSQIGVASSWNEITPCNLSLDRLAKAVKNGVHAAGGYPLEFGTISVSDGISMGHEGMHFSLVSREVIADSVEVVMMAERLDGSVLLAGCDKSLPGMLMAAARLDLASVFLYAGSIMPGNVDGKDVTIIDAFEAVGACLAGKITREEVDRIERAICPGEGACGGMYTANTMASIGEALGMSLPGSAAPPAVDRRRDGYAHKSGEAVVELIRRGITARQIMTKEAFENAIAVTMALGGSTNAVLHLLAIAREAEVDLQLDDFNRIGDKVPHLGDLKPFGKYVMNDVDRVGGIPMVMKALLEAGLLHGDCLTVTGKTMAENLADIAPPNVDDDVIRAMDRPIHKSGGLTILKGTLAPEGAVVKSAGFDADVFAGTARVFDGERAALDALAEGKIVANDVVVIRYEGPKGGPGMREMLAITGAIKGAGLGKDVLLVTDGRFSGGTTGLCVGHIAPEAVDAGPIAFVRDGDPIVLDVANRTLELHVDADELEKRKEGWAPRPPKYTRGVLGKYAKVVQSAAHGAITN; encoded by the coding sequence ATGACCGAGCACGACATGAAGCCCCGTTCCCGCGACGTCACGGACGGCCTCGAGCGCGCTGCCGCTCGCGGCATGCTCCGCGCGGTGGGCATGGGGGACGACGACTTCCAGAAGTCCCAGATCGGCGTTGCGTCGAGCTGGAACGAGATCACCCCCTGCAACCTGTCGCTGGACCGCCTCGCGAAGGCCGTCAAGAACGGCGTCCACGCCGCCGGCGGCTACCCGCTCGAGTTCGGCACCATCTCGGTCTCCGACGGCATCTCGATGGGCCACGAGGGCATGCACTTCTCGCTGGTCTCCCGCGAGGTCATCGCCGACTCGGTCGAGGTCGTGATGATGGCCGAGCGCCTCGACGGCTCCGTGCTGCTCGCCGGCTGCGACAAGTCGCTCCCGGGCATGCTGATGGCTGCCGCCCGCCTCGACCTCGCCTCGGTCTTCCTCTACGCAGGCTCGATCATGCCGGGCAACGTGGACGGCAAGGACGTCACGATCATCGACGCCTTCGAGGCTGTCGGTGCCTGTCTGGCCGGCAAGATCACCCGCGAGGAGGTCGACCGCATCGAGCGGGCGATCTGCCCCGGCGAGGGCGCCTGCGGTGGCATGTACACCGCCAACACGATGGCCTCCATCGGCGAAGCGCTCGGCATGTCCCTCCCCGGCTCCGCCGCCCCGCCCGCCGTTGACCGCCGTCGTGACGGCTACGCGCACAAGTCGGGTGAGGCGGTCGTCGAGCTGATCCGTCGCGGCATCACGGCCCGCCAGATCATGACCAAGGAGGCGTTCGAGAACGCCATCGCCGTCACCATGGCGCTCGGCGGCTCCACCAACGCCGTGCTCCACCTGCTCGCGATCGCCCGCGAGGCCGAGGTCGACCTGCAGCTCGACGACTTCAACCGCATCGGCGACAAGGTCCCGCACCTGGGCGACCTCAAGCCGTTCGGCAAGTACGTCATGAACGATGTCGACCGGGTCGGCGGCATCCCGATGGTGATGAAGGCGCTGCTCGAGGCCGGCCTCCTGCACGGCGACTGCCTCACGGTGACCGGCAAGACCATGGCCGAGAACCTCGCCGACATCGCCCCGCCGAACGTCGACGACGATGTCATCCGTGCCATGGACCGCCCGATCCACAAGTCCGGCGGCCTGACCATCCTCAAGGGCACCCTGGCTCCCGAGGGCGCGGTCGTGAAGTCCGCCGGCTTCGACGCCGATGTCTTCGCGGGCACCGCGCGCGTCTTCGACGGTGAGCGTGCCGCGCTCGACGCGCTCGCCGAGGGCAAGATCGTGGCCAACGACGTCGTCGTGATCCGCTACGAAGGCCCCAAGGGCGGCCCGGGCATGCGCGAGATGCTGGCCATCACCGGAGCGATCAAGGGTGCCGGGCTCGGCAAGGACGTCCTGCTCGTCACCGACGGTCGTTTCTCCGGCGGCACGACTGGCCTCTGCGTCGGGCACATCGCCCCCGAGGCTGTCGACGCCGGCCCGATCGCCTTCGTGCGCGACGGCGACCCGATCGTCCTCGATGTCGCCAACCGCACCCTCGAGCTGCACGTCGATGCCGACGAGCTCGAGAAGCGCAAGGAGGGCTGGGCCCCGCGTCCGCCGAAGTACACCCGCGGTGTCCTCGGCAAGTACGCCAAGGTCGTCCAGTCCGCCGCGCACGGCGCGATCACGAACTGA
- a CDS encoding adenylate/guanylate cyclase domain-containing protein, with protein sequence MSISGRALEAFQRLSVIWRLRLALSIGMGLINFIGAGVVFLLGILVVPLPVVYTDEQALENLVLLLLLMPGFSFFGLLRGYVILQPTAAWVGAGRRPYPDEQRLLLATPRAFFVLHALFWGFGTVVFGIFNGLYDQQLGWTVALLVFISGLTACAVSYLLTERLLRPLARQALRRGVPDRLRVRSVTTRSMFAWVLGTGAPVLGIAIVGFTSLTNSEVVSVRQLAITMLVLGTMAFGVGLVTTFLAAKASSDPIRALRLSFAKVSHGNLNAEVQIYDGTEIGLLQAGFNEMVVGLRERERLRDLFGRHVGGDVARAALEGGVQLGGESRHVGVLFVDIVGSTALATERPPGEVVALLNHFFDVVIDVVHQHEGWINKFEGDAALAVWGAPVGVADMEARVLQAARVLGQRLRTEVVELEACIGVSAGIAVAGNVGAAERYEYTVIGDPVNEAARLTGLAKSHPGHVVANAQLLSQAGDEAQHWIEHTPVTVRGRTEPTYLAVPID encoded by the coding sequence GTGAGCATCAGCGGACGGGCACTGGAGGCCTTCCAGCGACTCTCCGTGATCTGGCGGCTCAGGCTGGCGCTGAGCATCGGCATGGGCCTGATCAACTTCATCGGTGCCGGAGTCGTCTTCCTGCTCGGCATCCTCGTGGTCCCGCTGCCGGTGGTCTACACGGACGAGCAGGCGCTGGAGAACCTGGTCCTGCTGCTCCTGCTGATGCCGGGGTTCAGCTTCTTCGGTCTGCTCCGGGGCTACGTGATCCTCCAGCCCACCGCCGCCTGGGTGGGGGCCGGACGCCGGCCCTACCCCGACGAGCAGCGGCTGCTGCTGGCCACGCCTCGCGCGTTCTTCGTCCTCCACGCGCTGTTCTGGGGCTTCGGCACCGTCGTCTTCGGCATCTTCAACGGCCTCTACGACCAGCAGCTCGGCTGGACGGTCGCACTCCTCGTCTTCATCTCGGGCCTGACCGCCTGCGCGGTCTCGTACCTGCTGACCGAGCGCCTGCTCAGGCCCCTCGCACGCCAGGCCCTGCGTCGCGGCGTACCTGACCGGCTCCGGGTGCGCAGCGTCACGACGCGCTCCATGTTCGCGTGGGTGCTCGGCACCGGCGCTCCGGTGCTCGGCATCGCGATCGTCGGATTCACCTCGCTCACCAACAGCGAGGTCGTCTCCGTGCGGCAACTGGCGATCACCATGCTGGTGCTCGGCACGATGGCGTTCGGAGTGGGCCTGGTCACCACCTTCCTCGCCGCCAAGGCGAGCTCCGACCCGATCCGCGCGCTGCGGCTCTCGTTCGCGAAGGTCTCCCACGGCAACCTGAACGCCGAGGTGCAGATCTATGACGGCACCGAGATCGGCCTGCTCCAGGCGGGCTTCAACGAGATGGTGGTGGGCCTCCGCGAGCGCGAGCGCCTCCGCGACCTCTTCGGCCGCCACGTCGGCGGCGACGTGGCCCGCGCCGCGCTCGAGGGCGGCGTCCAGCTCGGCGGCGAGTCCCGCCACGTCGGCGTGCTCTTCGTCGACATCGTCGGCTCGACCGCACTCGCCACCGAACGGCCTCCGGGCGAGGTCGTCGCGCTCCTCAACCACTTCTTCGACGTGGTCATCGACGTGGTCCACCAGCACGAAGGCTGGATCAACAAGTTCGAGGGCGACGCGGCGCTCGCCGTGTGGGGTGCCCCCGTCGGCGTCGCGGACATGGAGGCGCGGGTCCTGCAGGCAGCGCGCGTGCTCGGGCAGCGGCTGCGCACCGAGGTCGTCGAGCTCGAGGCATGCATCGGCGTCTCCGCCGGCATCGCGGTCGCGGGCAACGTCGGAGCGGCCGAGCGCTACGAGTACACCGTGATCGGCGACCCCGTGAACGAGGCAGCGCGGCTCACCGGCCTTGCCAAGAGCCACCCCGGCCATGTCGTCGCCAACGCACAACTGCTCAGCCAGGCCGGCGACGAGGCCCAGCACTGGATCGAGCACACGCCGGTGACGGTCCGCGGCCGCACGGAGCCGACGTACCTCGCCGTGCCCATCGACTGA
- a CDS encoding EamA family transporter, whose product MRRSVLFVLGGIISVQVGAAVAKGLFDRIDPTTLVWLRLATSSVVLLLWARPSLRSRSRGDWLVVLGFGVSLGTMNWAIYQSFARIPIGLAVTIEFVGPLSIAVLGSRRPRDLLWVALAGAGVVLLGFSPAGVTVAGVGFALLAGAAWAAYILLSAGTGRRWPGLDGLAVASLLATLPLTPYAVATGGSALLNPWILVAGALVGLLSSVVPYSLELAALRHLAPSTFGILMSLEPAAAALAALLLLGEFLEPLQWCALVCVVVASVGATRAGMRAVAPAPD is encoded by the coding sequence ATGCGCAGGTCGGTGTTGTTCGTGCTGGGCGGGATCATCTCCGTCCAGGTCGGTGCTGCCGTCGCAAAGGGGCTCTTCGACCGGATCGACCCGACCACGCTGGTCTGGCTTCGGCTGGCGACGAGCAGCGTCGTCCTGCTGCTGTGGGCCCGTCCCTCCCTGCGCAGTCGCTCGCGTGGGGACTGGCTCGTCGTGCTCGGATTCGGAGTGAGCCTGGGCACCATGAACTGGGCGATCTACCAGTCCTTCGCCCGGATCCCGATCGGGCTCGCGGTCACCATCGAGTTCGTCGGGCCGCTCTCCATCGCCGTTCTCGGGTCCAGACGCCCCCGCGACCTGCTCTGGGTGGCGCTCGCCGGCGCCGGCGTGGTGCTGCTCGGGTTCTCCCCGGCCGGGGTCACGGTCGCGGGTGTCGGGTTCGCGCTGCTCGCCGGCGCCGCCTGGGCGGCGTACATCCTGCTCAGCGCGGGGACCGGACGCCGCTGGCCGGGCCTCGACGGGCTGGCCGTCGCCAGCCTGCTGGCCACCCTCCCCCTCACCCCGTACGCCGTGGCAACAGGCGGCAGCGCCCTGCTCAACCCGTGGATCCTGGTCGCCGGCGCCCTGGTGGGCCTGCTCAGCTCGGTGGTTCCCTACAGCCTCGAGCTCGCGGCGCTGCGCCACCTGGCGCCATCGACGTTCGGCATCCTGATGAGCCTGGAGCCGGCCGCTGCTGCGCTGGCCGCCCTGCTGCTGCTCGGGGAGTTCCTGGAGCCGCTCCAGTGGTGCGCGCTCGTCTGCGTCGTCGTGGCCTCCGTCGGGGCCACGCGAGCCGGGATGCGGGCCGTCGCGCCCGCCCCTGACTGA
- a CDS encoding alpha/beta fold hydrolase, translating to MRRARTQPAASSAPAPAKVFHYDVRAADGTRLRAWTNDPDLLLQGPTVLLCNGLGTSPWAMPAMLDPGCGVRVISWDHRGTGGSDRPADLEAVSVPHFVDDALAVLDEAGVERATVVGWSLGVNIAFELALLHPGRVDGIVAVAGVPGGTFASMLGPLHLPPRLAHALTVGTARLVRCTGRALSPVSRRIPVGPRLVWLLSHSGLMFPPADPANAAHAIREFLRTPVDWYFHLALHAAAHRPVDLSRIAVPALFIAGRWDVLAGPRDMARAAAQLQDAAYVELAGSHFLTLEQPQVVHDLVMDFISRLTPAPR from the coding sequence ATGCGCCGGGCCCGGACTCAGCCCGCCGCGTCGAGTGCGCCTGCACCGGCAAAGGTCTTCCACTACGACGTCCGGGCCGCTGACGGCACCCGGCTGCGCGCGTGGACCAACGACCCGGACCTCCTCCTGCAGGGGCCGACAGTGCTGCTGTGCAACGGTCTGGGCACGAGCCCCTGGGCCATGCCGGCCATGCTCGACCCCGGCTGCGGCGTCCGCGTCATCTCGTGGGACCACCGAGGGACCGGCGGCTCCGACCGGCCCGCTGACCTCGAGGCGGTCAGCGTGCCGCACTTCGTCGACGATGCGCTCGCGGTCCTCGACGAGGCGGGCGTTGAGCGCGCCACTGTCGTCGGTTGGTCGCTCGGGGTCAACATCGCCTTCGAGCTCGCCCTGCTCCACCCCGGTCGGGTGGACGGCATCGTCGCCGTGGCAGGGGTGCCCGGAGGCACCTTCGCCTCCATGCTCGGCCCCCTCCACCTGCCGCCGCGGCTCGCACACGCCCTCACCGTCGGCACGGCACGCCTGGTCCGGTGCACCGGCCGCGCGCTGAGCCCGGTCAGCCGGCGGATCCCGGTGGGGCCGCGGCTGGTCTGGTTGCTGTCGCACTCCGGCCTCATGTTCCCCCCGGCAGACCCGGCCAACGCTGCCCATGCGATCCGGGAGTTCCTCCGCACCCCCGTCGACTGGTACTTCCACCTCGCGCTCCACGCCGCGGCCCACCGCCCCGTGGACCTCTCCCGCATCGCGGTGCCGGCGCTCTTCATCGCCGGGCGCTGGGACGTGCTGGCCGGCCCGCGTGACATGGCCCGGGCCGCCGCCCAGCTCCAGGACGCGGCGTACGTCGAGCTGGCGGGCTCGCACTTCCTCACCCTGGAGCAACCGCAGGTGGTGCACGATCTGGTGATGGACTTCATCTCACGGCTCACGCCCGCACCGCGATGA
- a CDS encoding PQQ-dependent sugar dehydrogenase has protein sequence MTTRARARTAAQALTAMLACGAVSACSTVDRSGRSETPRGDGPRVVGTVATDLDTPWGVAFLPDGTAIVTERDTGRVLTISGTSETKADVTEIGRIRQVSDPDDEAGLLGVAVSPDFAKDRRLWFYVTTAEDNRVVTTTYDDGRLGTVRPVLTGIPTGWIHDGGRLEFGPDGHLYVSTGETGDTDLAPDRSSLAGKVLRITREGAPAPGNPDPDSPVWTWGHRNIQGLAFDDRGRLWASEFGADAYDELNLIAPGQDYGWPSVEGNGGSKGQVDPHLVWSTDEASPSGLAFADGDLWMAALRGERLWRVRIADGRATGADAFFIGDHGRMRTVVTSPSGDLWVTTSNRDGRGDPEQGDDRILLVRP, from the coding sequence ATGACCACCCGGGCGCGCGCCCGCACCGCCGCGCAGGCCCTCACGGCGATGCTCGCCTGCGGCGCCGTGTCCGCATGCTCCACCGTCGATCGGTCAGGCAGGTCCGAGACGCCTCGCGGCGACGGGCCGAGGGTGGTCGGCACGGTCGCCACCGACCTCGACACCCCGTGGGGAGTCGCCTTCCTCCCGGACGGCACCGCGATCGTCACCGAGCGTGACACCGGCCGCGTGCTGACGATCAGCGGCACGTCTGAAACGAAGGCCGACGTGACCGAGATCGGCCGGATCCGCCAGGTCAGCGACCCCGACGACGAGGCCGGACTGCTCGGTGTCGCGGTGAGCCCGGACTTCGCGAAGGACCGGAGGCTCTGGTTCTACGTCACGACGGCGGAGGACAACCGCGTCGTCACGACGACGTACGACGACGGGCGACTGGGCACCGTGCGTCCGGTGCTGACCGGGATCCCGACCGGCTGGATCCACGACGGCGGCCGGCTGGAGTTCGGCCCGGACGGCCATCTCTATGTCTCGACCGGCGAGACCGGTGACACCGATCTCGCCCCCGACCGCTCGTCTCTCGCCGGGAAGGTCCTGAGGATCACCCGCGAGGGCGCGCCGGCACCGGGCAACCCCGACCCCGACTCCCCCGTCTGGACCTGGGGCCACCGCAACATCCAGGGCCTCGCCTTCGATGACCGCGGCCGGCTGTGGGCCAGCGAATTCGGAGCCGACGCGTACGACGAGCTGAACCTGATCGCCCCAGGACAGGACTATGGCTGGCCGTCGGTCGAGGGCAACGGTGGCTCGAAGGGACAGGTGGACCCGCACCTCGTCTGGTCGACCGACGAGGCGTCGCCGTCCGGGCTCGCGTTCGCCGACGGTGATCTCTGGATGGCTGCACTGCGCGGCGAACGTCTGTGGCGCGTGCGGATCGCCGACGGGCGCGCGACAGGGGCCGACGCGTTCTTCATCGGCGATCATGGCCGCATGCGCACCGTGGTCACCTCCCCCAGCGGCGACCTCTGGGTCACCACCTCCAACCGTGACGGACGCGGTGACCCGGAGCAGGGCGACGACCGGATCCTCCTGGTGCGCCCGTGA